From Pempheris klunzingeri isolate RE-2024b chromosome 18, fPemKlu1.hap1, whole genome shotgun sequence, a single genomic window includes:
- the ndufaf4 gene encoding NADH dehydrogenase [ubiquinone] 1 alpha subcomplex assembly factor 4, with protein sequence MGARVARMFRNFNLENRVHREISREKPQAAPRHGAPAPPLAGGSEVDPVNQRNDPLLSLLRSVYVESTDPAAAAEAPKEVTAVEETERRPLRFSLPGDPYGLVELTDVPKGKLTIAEALKATSSHQRQPQTWTPEKIAQDYCLDLKDTKALLEFFIPFQVQILPPKTANAKQIKAS encoded by the exons ATGGGGGCACGGGTCGCGCGTATGTTCAGAAATTTCAACCTAGAAAACCGGGTACACCGAGAAATCTCCAGGGAAAAGCCGCAGGCGGCGCCTCGACACGGAGCCCCCGCCCCGCCTTTGGCCGGCGGCTCTGAAG tggacCCCGTGAACCAGAGGAACGACCCGCTGCTGAGCCTCCTCAGGTCCGTTTATGTGGAGTCTACAGacccggcagcagcagcagag GCACCAAAGGAAGTGACGGCCGTTGAGGAAACCGAGCGGAGGCCACTGAGGTTCAGTCTACCAGGGGACCCGTATGGCCTGGTGGAGCTCACCGACGTCCCTAAAGGCAAACTGACCATCGCCGAGGCCCTGAAGGCCACGAGCAGCCACCAGCGACAGCCTCAGACGTGGACCCCAGAAAAGATTGCCCAGGATTATTGTCTGGACTTGAAGGACACAAAAGCTCTCCTGGAGTTCTTCATCCCCTTCCAGGTTCAGATCTTACCACCCAAGACTGCAAATGCCAAGCAGATAAAGGCGTCTTAG